Part of the Phycisphaerales bacterium genome, CCCAGCAGATTGGTGCTTCGCTGGCCGTTCTCGACTGCCACGACGATCCAGCACGCGATCTGGTACACCTCATCGAGGGCCTCGGTCTGCCGTTCGGCGACAGCTCGCTCTTGCCCACGTACTGGGTTTGCCGCGCGGCGGGTGACGCAGTGCGTGTGGCTTTAGCTGGAGATGGAGGGGACGAGCTCTTCGCGGGGTACGACCGTCACACGATCAGACCGCTGGCGAACAAGCTTCGGCCGATCTCCAGGTTCGTCCATCCCGCCTTGTTTCCTGATCAAAATCCTCGCTCCCGAACTTCGAAGGCGAGGAGATTGCTGGCTGCCCTACGCACCGGCGATGGAAGCCTTTCAGCCGAACTCGTGGCAGTCTTTCCAAGAACCGAGTTGTCACGCCTGCTCGGTCCGCAGGACGACCGGCTCGGTGATGCCATTCGCACGCTCAAGAGTCGATCGCGCGACGTACGCATCTGGGACATCGACTACTACCTTCGTGGCGATCTACTACGCAAGACCGACACCGCATCGATGGCCGTCCCACTCGAAGTTCGGTGTCCCTTTCTCGATGCAGAGCTGGCCCAAGCAGCAATCGAAGCACCCAATCACGTCCTCATGCCCAACAACGAACGCAAGGGCCTCCTCAAGCAAGTCGCCCGCCAGTACCTCCCCGCCTCCATCGTCGATCGCCCCAAGCAGGGCTTCGCCATCCCCATCGGCCAGTGGTTCCGCGACGACTACGGCGGGCTGCGGCAATTGCTCTACGACCACCTGGAGTCGGCCGAACCGTTCCCAGCCCTTGCCGATTCGGGCGTCAGCATCAACATGAAGTTCGTCCGCCAGATGCTGCGCGAGCACGACGCTGCCGGCGAGCGGTCGATCAACCCGTGGCACGGGCGCGACCACTCGCAGCGTTTGTACATGCTGCTGGTGCTCAGCATCTGGGCAAAATGGCTCGACGGGTTACGACCCGCCGAGCCATTGGCGTAGTTCCGGGTTGTCGCGCCGGCTCAGCCCTTGTCGAGGCTGACCTTGATCGTGTTGGGCACGTGGACGTCGCGCTGCGGGAACGGGATGCCGATGTCGGCCTTGTCGAGCGCGTACTTCACGTCACGCGTCAGGCGTTCCTTCACGGCCCAGTAATCGGCCGAGTTCACCCAGACGCGTACCGACCAGTCGATCGTCGAATCGCCGAGTCCGCCCAGGTAGACCACCGGCTCTTCCTCAGGCAAGCGACCCTCGACGTTCCGGGCGGCTTCCAAGAGCGTCTCGCGGGCCTTGTCGATATCGGCGTCGTATGCGGTGCCGACCGAAACATCGACGCGGCGCGTTGCGTGGTGCGACACGTTTTCGATCGTGTTGCCGAAGATCGAGCTGTTGGGCATGATGATCCGCCGCTTGTCGGGCGTATCGAACGTGGTGGTGAAGAGTTCGATCTCGTCAACCTTCGCCGTCACGCCGTTGACGTTGATGACGTCGCCGACGCGGTAGGGCCGGAACACCAAAAGCATGACGCCGGCGGCGACGTTGCCCAGCGTGCCCGAGAGCGCCAGACCGATCGCAAAGCCGAGGGCCGCGAGCACGGCAGCAAAGCTCGTGGCCTCGACGCCGAAGGTCTGGAGGATCGTGACGGCGCCCATCACCATGATGGCCCACTTCACGATATTGCCGAAGAACTTGGCCAGCGTAATCTCGACGCGGGCCTTGGTGATCGCCTTGATCGTCAGGCTCTTGGCCCACTTGGCCACGAGCAGAACGATGATGATCAGGACGATCGCCACCACGATGGGCTGCAGGATCGTCCATAGCTCGGCCATGGTGATCTGGTCGAACTGGCCGGCGCTGACCTTGCTCCAGAGCCCGGTCGCGGCCTGCTCGAATTCCGACGGCGGCGGCGTCACGTCACCCTGAGCGCCCTCCGCTCCGGTCGCTTCGCCCTCGGTCGCGGCCGTCTGGGCACCTTCATCTTGCAACAACATAGATTCGTCCTCCCACGGAGAATTGGTGAGCGATCAGAACGTCGCCAGGATCGTCAAGAAGTAGTTCACGTCGTTCTCCTTCGCGTCGCCCGAGTTCGAATCGAACTCGTGCTCAACGCCGATCCGCAGGCGGACGTCGGCTTCCTCGGCCAGCAGCACGTCGTACGACGCAAAGCTGACGGCCCGAACCTCGCCGAAGTCGTCGAGCGCCGGGAACACCTCGGTACCAGCGGCAAAAGTGTTTCGCTCGTTGATCTCCCAGACGAAGTCCAGACCAATGAGGCCCTCGGGAACCCAGGTGTCGTCCGAGCCGCCGAATTCTCGCGTCACGCCGCCACCAACGCGGCCCGTGAGCGACGCACGATCCTGGCCCCCGCCGAGCAGGGCCCGTTCCTTCAGGAAGTCGTATCCAAGGCCGCCGAAGAGCTGTAGCCGCGTGTCCCAGTCCTCGAACTGGTCGTACTCGTACACGCCGAACACGAAGGTGAAGTAGCGCTCTCCGGGGTACTTCCAGTCGTTCTCGCCGCGGGCCCGCGCCTCGTTCTCCGAGGCACGGCCGTCGTCCTCGCCGTAGAGGTACCGTCCCCTGAAGAGGGTTCGCAGTTCGTCGGTTTCGCGCTCGGTCTCGAAGATCGCGCGAAGGTCGAATGAATCAGAGTTGCCGCTCGAGCCGTTCAGGCCGACCTCGACGGACCGGGTCCAGCCGGTCCAGAAGCTCGCGGGCCCGCTGGAGTCTTCGACGCCCTCAACGCCCTGATCGCCTTCCGCCTCGGGCGATGTCTCTTGGTAAGGGAATTCGATGGTCGGCAGGCCGAAGTCCGACGCTTGAGCGAAGGTCGCCATCGCCGCGGTCGCAGCACACGTCAGGATACGGATTTTGTTTGATTCGTGCATGGTCTTCTCCCTGGGCCAGCGTTGGCGCGAGCCGGCCCCGAAAACCGAAGACCCCCGCCCCCCATTCGCCATGAGGGTACCAGTTTACCGCCGTCTTCCCGACCAGTCGACGCCCGAATCTCCACGCGAGGGAGGCCCTATTCCGATACACTCGGTCTATGCCCGACCATGCTCCCTCCCGGCGGCACGTCCTCTCCGGCGGCCTGGCGCTCGGCGCCCTGGTTCTGGTCGGCTGCGCCCCGTCGCGGACGCGCGTATCGGGGCCTCCATCACCGGTCTGGCCTAGCAGGCGGCGCCTCGGCAGCGGGTACCCGCGCGACGCCGAGCCCGGCACGACGATCGACGTGCCGGCGCCGGGGGGCATGCCGCGGGTGATGCCGCGATCGGCCTGGACCGGCACGCAACCCACCCTCGCGCTGGCCAACCGCATGGGTCGGATCGAGCGAATCACCATCCACCACGACGCGATGGACGCCGCGGGCTTCCGCTCTGCTGGGGAAGCTCGCCAGCGGCTGAGCGACATCCAGCGGGCGCACCTTGGCAATGGCTGGGCCGACATCGGCTACCACTATGCCATCGACCCAATGGGCACGGTCTGGGCCGCTCGCCCCGTGCAGCTCCAGGGCGCCCACGTGCGCGACTGGAACGAGCACAACCTGGGCATCATGATGATGGGCAACTTCATGTACGAGCGCCCCACTCCCGCAGCGCTCGCGTCGCTCCGATCGCTGGTACGGAGCGAGAGCGCCCGCTACCGCGTGCCCGCCGCACGCATCGGCACGCATCGCGAACTCGCGACCACGGCCTGCCCGGGCGACACCCTCCAGCGCCAGGTTGATCTGGCCCGCAGCCAGCGCATCGCGGGCTTTGCCTGAACAAGACGCGGTCGAGG contains:
- a CDS encoding DUF481 domain-containing protein, with the translated sequence MHESNKIRILTCAATAAMATFAQASDFGLPTIEFPYQETSPEAEGDQGVEGVEDSSGPASFWTGWTRSVEVGLNGSSGNSDSFDLRAIFETERETDELRTLFRGRYLYGEDDGRASENEARARGENDWKYPGERYFTFVFGVYEYDQFEDWDTRLQLFGGLGYDFLKERALLGGGQDRASLTGRVGGGVTREFGGSDDTWVPEGLIGLDFVWEINERNTFAAGTEVFPALDDFGEVRAVSFASYDVLLAEEADVRLRIGVEHEFDSNSGDAKENDVNYFLTILATF
- a CDS encoding mechanosensitive ion channel family protein — protein: MLLQDEGAQTAATEGEATGAEGAQGDVTPPPSEFEQAATGLWSKVSAGQFDQITMAELWTILQPIVVAIVLIIIVLLVAKWAKSLTIKAITKARVEITLAKFFGNIVKWAIMVMGAVTILQTFGVEATSFAAVLAALGFAIGLALSGTLGNVAAGVMLLVFRPYRVGDVINVNGVTAKVDEIELFTTTFDTPDKRRIIMPNSSIFGNTIENVSHHATRRVDVSVGTAYDADIDKARETLLEAARNVEGRLPEEEPVVYLGGLGDSTIDWSVRVWVNSADYWAVKERLTRDVKYALDKADIGIPFPQRDVHVPNTIKVSLDKG
- a CDS encoding peptidoglycan recognition family protein, encoding MPDHAPSRRHVLSGGLALGALVLVGCAPSRTRVSGPPSPVWPSRRRLGSGYPRDAEPGTTIDVPAPGGMPRVMPRSAWTGTQPTLALANRMGRIERITIHHDAMDAAGFRSAGEARQRLSDIQRAHLGNGWADIGYHYAIDPMGTVWAARPVQLQGAHVRDWNEHNLGIMMMGNFMYERPTPAALASLRSLVRSESARYRVPAARIGTHRELATTACPGDTLQRQVDLARSQRIAGFA